A genomic region of Pseudomonas sp. MPC6 contains the following coding sequences:
- a CDS encoding YeeE/YedE family protein: MVLFFAWIAGLIFGVGLLVSGMTNPAKVLGFLDLAGTWDPSLALVMVGAIAVATLGFWVAKNRRRSLLGLPMNLPTARHLDRRLIIGSLLFGVGWGLAGICPGPALVLLGSGILKGAAFVVAMLAGMALFEWFERQKHRRASPPASVNKPT; this comes from the coding sequence ATGGTGCTCTTCTTCGCCTGGATTGCCGGGCTCATATTTGGGGTCGGTTTACTGGTTTCTGGCATGACAAACCCCGCCAAAGTGCTGGGGTTCCTGGACTTGGCCGGGACGTGGGATCCCTCGCTGGCATTAGTCATGGTCGGGGCCATTGCCGTGGCTACGCTGGGCTTTTGGGTGGCAAAAAACCGAAGACGATCACTACTTGGTTTGCCGATGAATCTACCCACAGCTCGACACCTCGACCGGCGACTGATCATCGGCAGTCTGCTATTTGGGGTCGGTTGGGGATTGGCCGGGATTTGCCCTGGCCCAGCTCTGGTGCTGTTGGGCTCGGGTATTCTCAAGGGCGCGGCGTTTGTCGTGGCTATGCTGGCCGGCATGGCGCTGTTTGAATGGTTTGAGCGACAAAAACACCGTAGGGCATCGCCTCCCGCTTCCGTGAATAAACCCACCTGA
- a CDS encoding YeeE/YedE family protein, whose product MIDMNHFTPLSAVVGGLMIGTAAVLFVLFNGRIAGISGIVGGVLRPLAGDVAWRIAFVLGLLMAPLLYRLIAPLPKLQIDAGYPLLIVAGVLVGIGTRYGAGCTSGHGVCGLSRLSARSGVATVVFMSAGFITVFVVRHLLGGN is encoded by the coding sequence ATGATCGATATGAACCATTTCACACCGCTGAGCGCTGTGGTCGGCGGCCTAATGATAGGCACTGCCGCTGTCCTGTTCGTGCTGTTCAATGGGCGCATCGCTGGCATCAGCGGCATTGTCGGCGGTGTACTGCGCCCGCTGGCCGGTGATGTCGCCTGGCGCATAGCATTTGTGTTGGGGCTGCTCATGGCTCCGCTGCTTTACCGCCTGATTGCGCCTCTGCCTAAGCTGCAAATCGATGCCGGTTATCCGCTATTGATTGTCGCCGGGGTTTTAGTCGGCATCGGCACGCGCTATGGCGCTGGCTGCACCAGCGGTCACGGTGTCTGCGGCCTGTCGCGCTTGTCGGCGCGCTCTGGGGTGGCGACTGTAGTGTTCATGAGTGCTGGGTTTATCACCGTCTTTGTGGTTCGCCACCTGCTGGGAGGGAATTGA
- a CDS encoding metalloregulator ArsR/SmtB family transcription factor — protein MKTAESPLSIPQMRIAAGEATSVLRALSNEDRLLLLCQMSQGEMSVGELENSLDIRQPTLSQQLGVLRTEGMVTTRRDGKRIYYSVADPKVLTLLATLYELYCPKG, from the coding sequence ATGAAAACAGCTGAATCACCTCTATCGATTCCTCAGATGCGCATCGCTGCTGGTGAGGCAACCTCAGTTTTGCGCGCTCTATCCAACGAAGATCGTCTGCTCCTGCTCTGTCAGATGAGTCAGGGCGAGATGTCGGTTGGCGAACTGGAAAATTCGCTGGATATACGCCAGCCGACGCTTTCACAGCAGTTGGGGGTGCTCAGAACAGAGGGCATGGTAACGACCCGACGTGATGGCAAGCGTATCTATTATTCGGTTGCCGATCCGAAGGTACTCACCCTTCTCGCTACCCTGTATGAACTGTACTGCCCCAAAGGCTAA
- a CDS encoding MBL fold metallo-hydrolase, giving the protein MTPFIEGFYDEVTGTVTYVVYDEVGGHAAIIDPVLNFDPKAGRTQTHSVDQVIAFVGAKNLTVDWILETHAHADHLSSASHLKEQLGGRIGIGEHIKQVQSVFSKLFNLEMGFQLDGSQFDHLFTENETFQVGRLEGLALSVPGHTPADMAYQFGDAVFVGDTLFMPDVGTARCDFPGGDANTLYQSIRRLLALTGETRLFMCHDYPPAGRAPAWETTVSQQRSQNIHVHDGISEDEFVHMRHARDAVLEMPALIIPAIQVNIRAGNMPPPEDNGVRYLKIPLNVL; this is encoded by the coding sequence ATGACGCCCTTTATCGAAGGTTTCTATGACGAGGTGACCGGCACGGTGACCTATGTGGTGTATGACGAAGTGGGAGGGCACGCTGCGATCATTGACCCCGTGCTGAATTTTGACCCGAAGGCCGGTCGTACACAGACACATTCAGTCGATCAGGTCATTGCGTTTGTAGGTGCTAAAAATCTGACGGTAGATTGGATTCTGGAGACCCATGCTCACGCAGATCATCTGTCCTCAGCGAGTCACCTGAAGGAGCAACTGGGTGGGCGGATAGGGATCGGCGAGCACATCAAACAGGTTCAGAGCGTGTTCAGCAAACTGTTCAATCTGGAGATGGGCTTCCAGCTGGATGGCTCGCAGTTCGATCATCTGTTTACCGAGAACGAAACATTTCAGGTCGGACGACTGGAGGGGCTGGCACTCTCGGTGCCCGGCCACACACCGGCTGACATGGCGTACCAATTTGGTGATGCAGTATTTGTCGGGGACACGTTGTTCATGCCCGATGTCGGCACCGCCCGCTGTGACTTCCCAGGTGGGGATGCCAATACCTTGTACCAGTCGATCCGTCGGCTTCTGGCGCTTACGGGGGAAACGCGGCTTTTCATGTGCCATGACTACCCTCCGGCCGGTCGCGCTCCCGCCTGGGAAACCACCGTCTCCCAGCAACGCAGCCAGAATATCCATGTTCACGATGGCATTAGCGAAGACGAATTTGTCCATATGCGGCATGCCCGAGATGCAGTCCTGGAAATGCCCGCGCTGATCATTCCAGCTATCCAGGTCAATATTCGGGCGGGCAATATGCCGCCACCCGAAGACAACGGAGTGCGCTACCTTAAGATTCCGCTGAATGTGCTTTGA
- a CDS encoding aspartate carbamoyltransferase, translated as MKALIAKTSILSAVIMIMILVGLPLLSSAANDQRQAEVVERGKDIMPFNLKATTHVFTKTPEGGIQRVMVKDLSDVSQTKLVREHLRAINQQFLNGDFSGPSHIHGQDMPGLAELDSAKPGQIVIDYREVEGGGELEYKTADATMVVALRQWFDAQLSDHSTDAMEGHQHHDGDMSQ; from the coding sequence ATGAAAGCTCTCATCGCAAAAACTTCAATACTGTCTGCTGTGATCATGATCATGATCTTGGTGGGCCTGCCTCTGCTATCGAGTGCGGCTAACGACCAGCGGCAAGCTGAAGTCGTCGAGCGGGGTAAGGACATCATGCCTTTTAACCTCAAGGCGACGACTCATGTTTTCACTAAAACCCCTGAGGGCGGTATTCAGCGGGTCATGGTCAAAGACTTGTCCGACGTGAGTCAAACCAAGCTGGTGAGAGAGCATCTTCGAGCAATAAATCAACAGTTTCTCAACGGTGATTTTTCCGGCCCATCTCATATCCATGGCCAAGACATGCCAGGCTTGGCGGAGTTGGACTCAGCAAAGCCCGGTCAGATTGTCATTGACTACAGAGAAGTAGAGGGAGGGGGTGAGCTCGAGTACAAAACGGCTGACGCCACGATGGTGGTGGCGTTGCGTCAATGGTTCGACGCACAGCTTTCAGACCACAGTACAGACGCTATGGAAGGTCACCAGCATCATGATGGCGATATGAGCCAGTAA
- the uraH gene encoding hydroxyisourate hydrolase, with amino-acid sequence MAVLKSFFAGAVLSALSALASAAANPLSVHVLNLQDGLPSPGVNVTLEKQDGKNWDMLNSAATNEQGRITGLYPEGRGLEKGTYRVTFKTGEWFKLHQTSSFFPEVPVIFEVDGTVPHYHIPLLLSPYGFSTYRGN; translated from the coding sequence ATGGCTGTATTGAAAAGTTTCTTCGCTGGCGCTGTATTGAGTGCCCTTTCAGCCCTTGCATCAGCGGCGGCAAACCCATTGAGCGTGCATGTACTCAACTTGCAGGATGGCCTGCCTTCCCCTGGAGTCAATGTCACGTTGGAAAAACAGGATGGGAAAAACTGGGACATGCTCAACAGCGCGGCAACCAACGAGCAAGGTCGTATCACCGGGCTGTATCCAGAAGGTCGGGGCCTGGAGAAAGGTACCTACCGTGTCACTTTCAAGACCGGTGAGTGGTTCAAGTTGCACCAAACGTCCAGCTTCTTTCCGGAGGTACCAGTCATTTTTGAGGTGGACGGTACCGTTCCTCACTATCACATCCCGTTGCTTCTCAGCCCTTACGGCTTCTCCACATACCGAGGAAATTGA
- a CDS encoding heme-binding protein — MRTSLSTSLLITLAMSSAFAIAAPDQVAQRKDLSLAMANDLLNAALTACHADGRTAVAAVVDRGGNLVAVQRDDNVGPHNTLAAQRKAYTALSTKTSTRLLAERARANPDAENLNTLDELLLLGGGVPLKFDDQVIGAIGVAGAGGAAHDEGCAEVAINKVLPAVKN; from the coding sequence ATGCGTACAAGCCTATCGACTTCATTGCTGATCACACTCGCAATGAGCTCTGCATTCGCCATTGCAGCCCCGGATCAAGTTGCGCAGCGCAAGGACTTGTCACTTGCAATGGCCAACGATTTGCTAAATGCCGCGCTGACGGCCTGTCACGCCGATGGCCGCACAGCCGTTGCCGCAGTTGTCGACCGTGGCGGCAATCTGGTTGCCGTGCAACGCGATGACAATGTCGGCCCGCACAACACGTTAGCCGCGCAACGCAAAGCCTATACCGCCTTGTCTACCAAGACTTCGACTCGGTTGTTAGCTGAACGCGCTCGCGCTAATCCAGATGCTGAAAACCTCAACACCCTTGATGAGTTGTTGCTGCTGGGTGGAGGCGTGCCATTGAAATTCGATGACCAAGTCATCGGCGCCATCGGTGTGGCCGGTGCAGGCGGCGCTGCACACGATGAAGGTTGTGCAGAGGTCGCTATCAACAAAGTTCTACCTGCCGTTAAAAATTAA
- a CDS encoding heavy metal response regulator transcription factor — protein MRILVVEDETKMADYLRKALTESGYAVEIALDGLDGQHLAQESEFDLIILDVMLPGLDGWQLLQIIRRKWQTPVLFLTARDSVDDRVKGLELGADDYLVKPFSYAELLARVRTLLRRGPPREVEHFVAGDLSLDLLRRKVTRNGERLTLTNKEFALLHLLLSREGEVLSRSLIASQIWQMNFDSDTNVVDVAIRRLRAKVDDPYAVKLIHTVRGIGYMLEVQS, from the coding sequence ATGCGTATCCTGGTGGTTGAAGATGAAACGAAAATGGCGGATTACCTGCGCAAAGCCCTGACTGAATCGGGCTATGCGGTAGAGATCGCCCTTGATGGGCTAGATGGCCAGCATTTGGCACAGGAGAGTGAGTTCGATCTGATCATTCTGGATGTTATGCTGCCGGGGTTGGACGGCTGGCAATTGCTGCAAATCATCCGGCGTAAATGGCAGACCCCAGTATTGTTTCTTACCGCACGTGATTCGGTTGATGATCGGGTCAAAGGGCTGGAGTTGGGGGCCGATGATTATCTGGTGAAACCCTTTTCCTATGCCGAGTTGTTGGCACGCGTACGCACTTTGTTACGCCGTGGCCCTCCTCGAGAGGTTGAGCATTTTGTGGCTGGCGACCTGAGCCTGGACTTGTTGCGACGCAAGGTAACGCGCAATGGAGAGCGCCTCACCCTGACCAACAAGGAGTTCGCGCTACTGCATCTGCTGCTCAGTCGTGAAGGGGAGGTGTTATCGCGCTCGCTGATTGCCTCCCAGATCTGGCAGATGAACTTCGACAGTGACACCAATGTGGTCGATGTTGCCATCCGTCGACTGCGGGCCAAGGTTGACGATCCTTACGCGGTGAAGTTGATACACACAGTGCGTGGAATCGGTTACATGCTTGAGGTGCAATCCTGA